A single region of the Methylocystis echinoides genome encodes:
- a CDS encoding sigma-70 family RNA polymerase sigma factor has product MARRRSMNYVATAPTTKSGERSPPRGRLSPVSARLGSARLTPQAASDLIVKMARDGDRQAFAVLFGFYFPRVKAYLLRGGAPPSAAEEIAQETMLRVWRKANAFDPQTGAASTWIFVIARNLRIDRVRGERAPNELELDPSEEPDAPPTGEMVTIMKQRGDRVREALASLSPEQAEIIRLFYFEERPHSDIARSLGLPLGTVKSRVRLALERLRSTLEDVR; this is encoded by the coding sequence ATGGCGCGTAGAAGGAGCATGAATTATGTCGCCACAGCACCGACCACAAAGAGCGGGGAGCGTAGCCCCCCGCGCGGCAGACTTTCGCCTGTGAGCGCGCGGCTGGGCTCGGCGCGGCTGACGCCTCAGGCGGCAAGCGACCTCATCGTCAAGATGGCGCGGGACGGGGATCGTCAGGCCTTTGCGGTTTTGTTCGGTTTCTATTTCCCGAGGGTGAAGGCCTATCTCCTGCGCGGTGGCGCTCCGCCGTCGGCGGCCGAAGAGATCGCGCAGGAGACAATGCTGCGCGTCTGGCGCAAGGCGAATGCTTTCGATCCGCAGACCGGCGCGGCGTCGACTTGGATTTTTGTCATCGCCCGCAATCTGCGCATCGACAGGGTTCGCGGCGAGCGCGCGCCCAACGAACTCGAGCTTGATCCCAGTGAGGAACCCGACGCGCCGCCGACCGGCGAAATGGTGACGATCATGAAGCAGCGCGGAGACAGGGTCCGTGAGGCGCTTGCGTCGCTCTCGCCTGAGCAGGCGGAAATCATCCGGCTCTTTTATTTCGAGGAACGGCCGCATTCGGATATCGCCCGAAGCCTTGGCCTCCCGCTCGGCACAGTGAAATCGCGCGTCCGTCTCGCTCTCGAGAGATTGCGCAGCACATTGGAGGATGTCAGATGA
- a CDS encoding SAM-dependent methyltransferase, with translation MSLIASAISVVERTPLPDPLLRMGVNFLVGRTRERLGAAPASVTESFARDMARYPIAVDVRKANEQHYEVPSRFFELTLGPRLKYSCCYYDSPKDTLAEAEIRALEETARHAALENGQRILELGCGWGSLTLFMAQRYPGVHITAVSNSTGQRRHIQKEASRLGLTNLTVLTADMNEFTTDERFDRIVSVEMFEHMSNWRGLLMKAREWLARDGRLFIHVFTHRHQPYRFDHADKDDWIAQHFFTGGIMPSHGLIHTFGDLFDVEEEWRWSGVHYQRTARDWLENFDANRNEIDKVLAETYGGDAALWRKRWRLFFLATEGLFGDCDGAEWGVSHYRLKAAHG, from the coding sequence ATGTCATTGATCGCTTCCGCCATCAGCGTCGTGGAGCGCACGCCGCTCCCTGATCCCCTGCTACGCATGGGGGTCAATTTCCTTGTCGGCCGGACGCGCGAGCGCCTTGGCGCGGCGCCCGCGAGCGTGACGGAATCCTTCGCGCGCGACATGGCGCGCTACCCGATCGCCGTTGACGTTCGCAAGGCGAATGAACAACATTACGAGGTGCCGTCGCGCTTCTTCGAACTGACGCTCGGACCGCGTCTGAAATATTCCTGCTGCTATTACGACTCCCCGAAAGACACGCTCGCGGAAGCCGAGATCCGCGCCCTCGAGGAAACGGCGCGCCACGCGGCGCTCGAAAATGGCCAGCGCATATTGGAGCTCGGCTGCGGCTGGGGATCGCTAACTCTGTTCATGGCGCAGCGATATCCCGGCGTCCATATTACAGCCGTCTCGAATTCAACGGGCCAGCGCCGACACATCCAGAAAGAGGCGAGCCGCCTGGGCCTGACAAATTTGACCGTGCTGACAGCGGACATGAACGAGTTCACCACGGATGAGCGCTTTGACCGCATCGTATCCGTCGAGATGTTCGAGCACATGTCGAACTGGCGCGGGCTTCTGATGAAGGCGCGGGAATGGCTGGCGCGTGATGGTCGTCTTTTCATCCACGTTTTCACCCATCGCCATCAGCCCTATCGCTTCGATCACGCAGACAAGGATGACTGGATCGCCCAGCATTTCTTCACCGGCGGCATCATGCCCAGTCACGGTCTCATTCACACCTTCGGCGACCTTTTCGATGTGGAGGAGGAATGGCGCTGGAGCGGCGTGCACTATCAACGCACCGCCCGCGACTGGCTGGAGAATTTCGACGCCAACCGCAACGAGATCGACAAGGTTCTGGCTGAGACCTATGGCGGGGACGCGGCGTTGTGGCGCAAACGCTGGCGCCTGTTCTTCCTCGCGACAGAGGGGCTGTTCGGTGACTGCGATGGCGCGGAATGGGGCGTAAGCCACTACCGGCTGAAGGCTGCGCATGGTTGA
- a CDS encoding SAM-dependent methyltransferase, producing the protein MSHLMSHDAPAVTMKGRIAGAGRGLAAIVLRKVLAAMEKGGLTFILPDGARVECRGRLPGPEATIVIHDMSALRRLLFSGDVAFAEAFVRGEWSSPDLAAAIEVAAVNGDSFMRAVEGSAPARFANWIAHRLRANSPQGSRRNIAAHYDLGNAFYSHWLDPDMYYSSGLYRAADETLEEGQRNKVERVLDLLDARNGESVLEIGCGWGGLAVAMAKRGAGEITGLTLSKEQLAHAQGIVDAHGLQSRIDLRLQDYRDAGGTYDRIVSIEMIEAVGREYWPAYFSTLRDRLAPNGHAIVQAITIADQRFEKYVTTPDFIQRYIFPGGVLPCPRALQEEATRAGLRLETIETFGDSYARTLVEWRRRLHNNWRDIEALGFDASFRRLWDYYLCYCEGGFRAGAINVGLYKLSHAQSQ; encoded by the coding sequence ATGTCGCATTTGATGTCTCATGACGCACCCGCCGTCACGATGAAGGGCAGGATCGCCGGCGCGGGGCGCGGCCTTGCCGCCATCGTACTTCGCAAGGTTCTGGCGGCGATGGAGAAAGGCGGGCTTACTTTCATCCTTCCGGATGGCGCGCGCGTTGAATGCCGTGGACGGCTGCCGGGACCGGAAGCAACCATTGTCATTCACGACATGTCCGCATTGCGGCGCCTCCTGTTCTCTGGCGACGTCGCCTTTGCCGAGGCCTTCGTGCGCGGCGAGTGGAGCAGCCCGGATCTTGCGGCGGCGATCGAAGTCGCAGCCGTAAATGGCGACAGTTTCATGCGCGCGGTCGAAGGCTCGGCGCCTGCGCGGTTCGCCAACTGGATCGCGCATCGCCTGCGCGCCAACTCCCCCCAGGGAAGCCGTCGCAACATTGCGGCGCACTATGATCTCGGCAACGCGTTCTACAGTCATTGGCTGGACCCGGACATGTATTATTCCTCCGGTCTGTATCGCGCTGCCGACGAAACCCTGGAGGAGGGACAGCGCAACAAGGTCGAGCGCGTCCTCGATCTGCTCGACGCGCGCAACGGCGAAAGCGTCCTCGAGATCGGCTGCGGCTGGGGCGGACTCGCCGTCGCCATGGCAAAGCGTGGCGCGGGCGAGATTACTGGTCTCACACTCTCGAAAGAGCAGCTTGCCCACGCACAGGGGATCGTCGATGCGCATGGTCTCCAGTCACGCATTGACTTGCGCCTTCAGGACTATCGAGACGCCGGCGGCACATATGACCGCATCGTGTCGATCGAGATGATCGAGGCGGTCGGCAGGGAATATTGGCCGGCTTACTTCTCAACCTTGCGAGATCGTCTGGCGCCGAATGGGCATGCGATCGTGCAGGCGATCACTATCGCGGATCAGCGTTTTGAAAAATATGTCACGACGCCGGATTTCATCCAGCGTTACATCTTCCCGGGCGGCGTCCTTCCGTGCCCGCGCGCGCTCCAGGAAGAAGCGACGCGGGCAGGCCTGCGTCTCGAAACGATAGAGACCTTCGGCGACAGCTATGCGCGCACACTCGTGGAATGGCGCCGGCGTCTCCATAATAACTGGAGAGACATTGAGGCGCTCGGGTTCGACGCATCGTTCCGGCGTCTGTGGGACTATTACCTTTGCTACTGTGAAGGCGGATTCCGCGCTGGCGCCATCAACGTCGGTTTATACAAACTCTCCCATGCTCAGTCTCAGTGA
- a CDS encoding DUF2147 domain-containing protein produces MHHPLANRLRTCFFLGVMTLVATPATASTEGMIGNWARGDGNARVRIAPCGDALCAINTWIRDESSGEHVGDRLVMKVSGGGSTLNGTAYDPQRKLNYNLEINVAPQTMNTRGCVLAGIICKTVSWTRMSR; encoded by the coding sequence ATGCATCATCCCCTTGCGAACCGCCTTCGTACCTGCTTCTTCCTTGGCGTTATGACACTAGTCGCGACGCCTGCAACTGCGTCGACGGAGGGCATGATCGGAAATTGGGCGCGGGGTGATGGCAATGCGCGCGTGCGGATTGCCCCCTGCGGGGACGCACTCTGCGCGATCAATACATGGATAAGAGACGAGTCGAGCGGCGAGCATGTTGGCGACCGCCTCGTGATGAAAGTCTCTGGCGGCGGCTCGACCCTGAATGGCACGGCCTACGACCCACAGCGCAAACTTAACTACAATCTCGAGATCAACGTGGCGCCGCAGACGATGAATACGCGCGGCTGCGTGCTGGCAGGGATCATATGCAAGACGGTGAGCTGGACGCGCATGTCGCGCTGA
- a CDS encoding DUF1295 domain-containing protein, protein MHLLLATAAGLSIVMSLAWVLQRQTGQSGWIDATWSFAIGAASVFLALTPTEAGQPTGRQWLVAGLALVGSLRLGAHIALRSRGAAEDPRYHDLAVEWGADFPRRLFWFLQIQAVCAYLLSLAVYLAARNPAHWPAMTDYVGAAVILVAIAGETWSDATLARFRAAHGPGRRICMQGPWRWSRHPNYFFQWFAWVGFAVIAANLEGQWPQGWLAMLAPAFMYWLLAHVSGVPALEKYMLASRGDAFRAYQAQVNAFFPGPRKRA, encoded by the coding sequence ATGCATCTCCTTCTGGCCACCGCCGCCGGACTTTCGATCGTGATGTCCCTGGCCTGGGTCCTCCAGCGTCAGACCGGCCAGTCGGGATGGATCGACGCGACATGGTCTTTCGCGATTGGCGCGGCGAGCGTCTTCCTCGCTCTGACGCCGACAGAGGCCGGCCAGCCGACCGGACGTCAATGGCTCGTCGCGGGTCTGGCGCTCGTCGGGTCGCTCCGGCTCGGCGCGCATATCGCTCTGCGAAGCCGCGGAGCCGCGGAAGATCCGCGTTATCACGATTTGGCGGTTGAATGGGGAGCGGACTTCCCCCGGCGTCTCTTCTGGTTTCTCCAGATACAGGCCGTCTGCGCCTACCTCCTGTCTCTTGCGGTGTATCTCGCGGCGCGTAATCCGGCGCACTGGCCCGCCATGACCGATTATGTCGGCGCAGCGGTGATCCTCGTCGCCATCGCCGGCGAGACCTGGTCGGACGCGACGCTTGCACGCTTTCGCGCCGCGCACGGGCCGGGTCGGCGCATCTGCATGCAGGGGCCGTGGAGATGGTCCCGGCACCCGAATTACTTCTTCCAGTGGTTCGCTTGGGTCGGCTTCGCGGTCATCGCGGCGAATCTGGAGGGCCAATGGCCGCAAGGCTGGCTTGCCATGCTCGCGCCGGCCTTCATGTACTGGCTTCTTGCGCATGTGTCGGGCGTGCCGGCGCTCGAGAAATACATGCTTGCGTCGCGCGGCGACGCGTTCCGCGCCTATCAGGCGCAGGTCAACGCCTTCTTCCCCGGACCTCGCAAACGGGCCTAG
- a CDS encoding lipocalin family protein — MHYRQGFFALMTCMATLASSNSAVAQGVKPIDPSRFYKGVWLEVARRPMWITDGCVVGTTQYTRGAQPNEVRVRDACRKAGPSGAETVLEGVAEILDPGVNRKLEVQYNPLLRVRYDIVDYAKDYSWFIGISSTLDNLFIYTRRPPTKDRLRALVNRARGLGYDTSTLEFPWGPAN, encoded by the coding sequence ATGCACTATCGTCAAGGTTTCTTCGCGCTTATGACGTGTATGGCGACGCTCGCCTCATCGAACAGTGCGGTGGCGCAAGGCGTCAAACCCATCGATCCGTCGCGGTTTTACAAGGGCGTGTGGCTCGAGGTTGCACGTCGGCCGATGTGGATCACGGACGGCTGCGTGGTGGGCACGACCCAATATACGAGAGGCGCGCAACCGAACGAGGTCAGGGTCCGCGACGCCTGCCGCAAGGCTGGGCCTTCAGGAGCAGAAACTGTCCTCGAAGGAGTTGCCGAAATTCTCGACCCGGGCGTGAATAGAAAGCTCGAAGTACAGTATAATCCGCTTTTGAGGGTAAGGTACGATATCGTCGATTACGCAAAGGACTACAGCTGGTTCATTGGAATCAGCTCGACGTTGGACAATCTCTTCATTTACACGCGCCGTCCCCCGACAAAAGATCGGCTTCGTGCACTGGTGAATCGCGCGCGAGGGCTTGGCTATGACACATCGACGCTCGAATTCCCCTGGGGGCCTGCAAACTAA
- a CDS encoding DUF1365 domain-containing protein produces MTMAIGSALYVGSVVHSRLRPGPHRLRYRVFSLLLDIDELPSLTRSLRFFSVGGFGLFSFSPKDHLSGTGEDMRRELESIMRGAGMEPDGGPIRLLTMPRILGYSFNPLSIFFCHGADGALRAILYEVNNTFGQRHSYFFPVAETGHKVMRHACEKAFYVSPFMPMGMTYTFRIEPPAEKYTLSIVVSDSDGAVLTAGQSMSRRALTDRELLRVFFTHPLMTLKVIAGIHYEALLIWLKGVGLQTRPSPPAEPVTFVAQKQTEKESAPCRI; encoded by the coding sequence ATCACCATGGCGATCGGTTCAGCTCTCTATGTCGGATCGGTGGTTCACAGCAGGCTGCGGCCAGGCCCGCATCGCCTTCGCTACCGCGTGTTTTCTCTTTTGCTGGACATCGACGAACTCCCTAGCCTCACGCGTTCGCTCCGCTTTTTTTCAGTGGGCGGCTTTGGCCTGTTCAGTTTTTCTCCAAAGGATCATCTCTCGGGAACGGGCGAGGATATGCGCAGGGAGCTGGAGTCGATCATGCGCGGCGCCGGGATGGAGCCTGACGGCGGCCCGATCCGCTTGCTCACCATGCCGCGCATTCTCGGCTACAGCTTCAATCCGCTCAGCATCTTCTTTTGTCACGGGGCTGACGGCGCCTTGCGCGCCATTCTCTACGAGGTCAACAACACTTTCGGTCAGCGCCACTCCTATTTCTTCCCCGTAGCCGAAACCGGCCATAAGGTTATGCGGCATGCGTGCGAGAAGGCGTTTTACGTCTCTCCCTTCATGCCGATGGGGATGACCTACACCTTTCGCATAGAGCCGCCAGCCGAGAAATACACGCTCTCCATCGTCGTCAGCGACAGCGACGGCGCGGTCCTGACCGCCGGACAGAGCATGAGCCGCCGTGCGCTCACCGACCGTGAGCTGCTGCGCGTGTTTTTCACGCACCCGCTGATGACCCTGAAGGTCATCGCGGGAATCCATTACGAAGCCTTGCTGATCTGGCTGAAGGGCGTCGGACTCCAGACGCGTCCCTCCCCCCCTGCCGAGCCTGTCACATTCGTCGCCCAGAAACAGACCGAGAAGGAAAGCGCTCCATGTCGCATTTGA
- a CDS encoding NAD(P)/FAD-dependent oxidoreductase translates to MKVAVLGSGVAGLSAAWLLSRSHDVSVFEQGSHAGGHSNTVEVLGPDGAIAVDTGFIVYNEPAYPNLTALFDHLGVTTAPTEMSFAVSLRDGELEYAGNDLFTLFAQKRNLFSRRFWSMLSDIRRFYAQAPRDLAKMDGTLGDYLDAHSYGEAFREDHLYPMAAAIWSTPARQVASYPARSFTRFCENHGLLKITGRPIWRTVSGGSREYVKKLLAPLGDRVFLNARVHNVRRDPDGVVVEWAGGAARFDHVVIAAHADQALSMLADASDEERRILSCFRYGRNKTFLHGDASLMPKLASVWSSWNYLAAGPDAPLSVTYWMNRLQGLAPRTPLFVTLNPATPPRDELIYQRFVYEHPIFDLKAIEAQRELWSLQGQRRTWFCGAYFGSGFHEDGLQAGIAVAEQLGGVKRPWHVADESGRIHIGPSPKY, encoded by the coding sequence ATGAAGGTTGCGGTTCTCGGCAGCGGCGTCGCCGGCCTTTCTGCCGCGTGGCTCTTGTCCCGATCGCATGACGTATCGGTGTTCGAACAGGGCTCTCATGCCGGTGGTCACAGCAACACGGTGGAGGTCCTGGGTCCAGACGGCGCCATCGCGGTCGATACGGGCTTCATCGTCTATAACGAGCCTGCCTACCCCAATCTCACAGCGTTATTCGACCATCTCGGGGTGACCACCGCGCCGACGGAAATGTCCTTCGCGGTTTCGCTGCGAGACGGTGAGCTGGAATATGCGGGCAACGACCTGTTCACGCTCTTCGCGCAGAAAAGGAACCTGTTCAGTCGACGTTTCTGGTCGATGCTCTCCGACATTCGCCGCTTCTACGCGCAGGCGCCGCGCGATCTAGCGAAGATGGATGGAACCCTTGGCGATTATCTCGATGCGCATTCCTACGGGGAAGCGTTTCGCGAGGATCATTTGTATCCGATGGCGGCGGCGATCTGGTCAACACCCGCCCGGCAGGTGGCGTCTTACCCGGCGCGGTCGTTCACCCGCTTTTGCGAGAACCACGGCCTGCTGAAGATCACCGGGCGCCCGATCTGGCGCACGGTCTCGGGCGGCAGTCGGGAATATGTGAAGAAGCTCCTTGCGCCCCTCGGCGACCGCGTCTTCCTGAACGCCCGCGTTCACAATGTGCGACGTGACCCCGACGGCGTCGTCGTCGAATGGGCGGGCGGCGCGGCGCGTTTCGATCACGTCGTGATTGCCGCCCACGCCGATCAGGCGCTGTCGATGCTCGCCGATGCAAGCGATGAAGAGCGGCGCATTCTGTCCTGTTTCCGCTATGGCCGCAACAAGACGTTCCTTCACGGAGATGCGTCCCTGATGCCGAAACTGGCGTCAGTCTGGTCGAGTTGGAACTATCTTGCGGCGGGTCCGGACGCGCCTCTTTCGGTCACCTACTGGATGAACCGGTTGCAGGGGCTCGCGCCACGAACGCCTCTGTTTGTGACGCTGAACCCCGCTACGCCCCCTCGCGATGAGCTCATCTACCAGCGATTCGTGTATGAGCATCCGATCTTCGATCTCAAAGCGATCGAGGCCCAGCGAGAGCTCTGGTCCTTGCAGGGACAGCGGCGCACCTGGTTTTGTGGCGCCTATTTCGGCTCCGGGTTCCATGAAGATGGACTACAGGCGGGGATCGCCGTCGCCGAGCAGCTCGGCGGCGTCAAGCGACCCTGGCATGTCGCAGACGAGTCAGGGCGGATCCACATTGGCCCGTCGCCGAAATACTGA
- a CDS encoding DUF2177 family protein — MKQVLFAYAGTAASMLALDAVWLSTMAERLYRPELGDLLAEDFRAEPALAFYVVYIFGVTRFAALPALRDGGWRKALLDGALLGLVAYGTYDLTNEATLRRWPFVVTAFDLLWGAFLTGVSAVAGYLAARRVTSSA; from the coding sequence ATGAAGCAGGTTCTGTTTGCCTATGCGGGCACAGCCGCATCGATGCTGGCGCTTGACGCCGTCTGGCTTTCGACCATGGCGGAACGCCTCTACCGCCCGGAGCTTGGAGATCTGCTTGCTGAAGATTTCCGCGCGGAGCCGGCGCTGGCCTTCTATGTCGTTTATATCTTCGGCGTCACGCGCTTCGCCGCCTTGCCTGCATTGCGGGATGGTGGATGGCGAAAGGCGCTGCTCGACGGCGCCTTGCTGGGGCTTGTGGCCTACGGCACATATGACCTGACCAATGAGGCCACGCTCCGGCGCTGGCCTTTTGTCGTGACCGCGTTCGATCTGCTTTGGGGGGCTTTCCTGACCGGCGTTTCCGCCGTCGCAGGCTATCTCGCGGCCCGTCGGGTCACGTCTTCGGCGTGA
- a CDS encoding ChrR family anti-sigma-E factor, with protein MTARLSPSVDDVLLRHAMTGLDDAFSLLVETHLELCPAARVVHARFEALGGLLLEAVEPANVEPAALNRALAALDAEPRPVEPPAKAVTTRPDMRKGVKLPSTLSRQEIGPWRWIAPGVRSARIALPSASRAFLLEIGPGVRVPEHGHDGAELTCVLHGGFSSADAHYGVGDMACADASVVHDIAIDPDVPCLSLIAMEGRTRPSSMFGRLYQKFRDI; from the coding sequence ATGACGGCGCGCCTTTCGCCTTCAGTGGACGACGTGCTTCTGCGTCATGCAATGACGGGTCTCGATGACGCCTTCTCCCTGCTCGTCGAAACCCACCTCGAACTTTGTCCCGCTGCGCGAGTGGTTCATGCGCGGTTCGAAGCATTAGGCGGACTTCTGCTGGAGGCTGTCGAGCCGGCCAATGTCGAGCCCGCCGCACTCAACCGCGCGCTTGCGGCGCTCGACGCCGAGCCACGACCCGTAGAGCCTCCCGCCAAGGCCGTGACGACCCGCCCCGACATGCGGAAGGGGGTCAAATTGCCGTCGACGCTTTCTCGACAGGAAATCGGGCCCTGGCGCTGGATTGCGCCCGGCGTCCGCTCGGCGCGCATTGCGCTGCCGTCTGCCTCTCGCGCCTTTCTGCTGGAGATTGGGCCAGGCGTCCGGGTTCCGGAGCATGGCCATGACGGAGCGGAACTCACCTGCGTGCTGCACGGCGGTTTCAGTTCCGCAGATGCGCATTACGGCGTGGGCGACATGGCCTGCGCGGATGCGTCTGTCGTTCATGACATCGCCATTGATCCGGACGTCCCCTGTCTGTCTCTCATCGCTATGGAAGGCCGCACGCGTCCGAGCAGCATGTTTGGGCGTCTCTACCAGAAATTCAGGGACATATGA
- the chrA gene encoding chromate efflux transporter yields the protein MTADSKTDVTDDHGVSLAEASRVWARVALLSFGGPAGQIAVMHRIIVDEKRWVPESRFLHALNYCMLLPGPEAQQLATYIGWLMHRTRGGIIAGGLFILPGVVSIMALSIVYALWGHVGIVAALFFGLKAAVLAIVIEAVVRIGRRSLKAPVMRGIAAASFVAIFFFSVPFPLIILAAALFGYVGASGGHAAFAAIGHGAAHEDGESLLGNEPPAHATPSVRQALNVSMIWLALWLLPVLGILLIVGSENVFAQIAVFFSKMAVVTFGGAYAVLAYVAQQAVETYHWLTPAEMLDGLGMAETTPGPLIMVLQFVGFMAAFHAPGDLPPLVAGALGGLLATWVTFTPCFLWIFLGAPYIETIRQNRALSGALAAITAAVVGVILNLAIWFAIHTVFHRTISVKGYGLSFDAPVLASIDVWSLTLSIAAACAIFRFHAGVLQTLAGSCLAGAGLFLMGAI from the coding sequence GTGACCGCAGATTCCAAGACAGACGTCACCGACGACCACGGCGTCTCCCTGGCCGAAGCATCCCGCGTCTGGGCGCGGGTGGCCCTGCTGAGCTTCGGCGGACCCGCGGGGCAGATCGCGGTCATGCACCGGATCATCGTCGACGAGAAGAGATGGGTCCCCGAAAGCCGCTTCCTGCACGCCCTCAACTACTGCATGCTGCTGCCGGGGCCCGAGGCCCAACAGCTCGCAACCTACATCGGCTGGCTGATGCACAGAACCCGCGGCGGAATCATCGCGGGCGGGCTATTCATTCTGCCTGGCGTCGTCTCGATCATGGCGCTCAGCATCGTCTATGCGCTCTGGGGACATGTCGGGATCGTCGCCGCGCTGTTCTTCGGCCTGAAGGCCGCCGTCCTCGCCATTGTGATCGAAGCGGTCGTGCGGATCGGCAGGCGCAGCCTGAAAGCCCCGGTCATGCGCGGAATCGCCGCCGCTTCATTCGTCGCGATTTTCTTTTTCTCCGTTCCCTTCCCGCTCATCATCCTGGCGGCGGCGTTGTTTGGATATGTCGGCGCGTCGGGCGGCCATGCCGCCTTCGCGGCGATCGGACACGGGGCGGCGCATGAAGACGGCGAAAGCCTGCTCGGCAATGAACCGCCGGCGCATGCGACGCCTTCCGTCAGACAGGCGCTGAATGTGAGCATGATATGGCTGGCGCTCTGGCTGCTCCCGGTTCTGGGAATCCTGCTGATCGTCGGCTCGGAGAATGTGTTCGCGCAGATCGCCGTGTTCTTCAGCAAGATGGCCGTCGTGACCTTCGGGGGCGCTTATGCCGTTCTCGCCTATGTCGCCCAACAGGCGGTCGAGACCTATCACTGGCTGACGCCGGCGGAGATGCTCGACGGGCTCGGCATGGCGGAAACAACGCCCGGCCCGCTCATCATGGTCCTGCAGTTCGTGGGTTTCATGGCCGCGTTCCACGCGCCCGGCGATCTGCCGCCCCTCGTTGCAGGGGCGCTCGGCGGGCTCCTCGCCACATGGGTCACGTTCACCCCGTGCTTTCTCTGGATATTTCTGGGCGCGCCCTACATCGAAACCATCCGCCAGAACAGGGCGCTTTCGGGCGCATTGGCGGCGATCACGGCGGCCGTCGTCGGCGTCATCCTCAACCTCGCGATCTGGTTCGCCATCCACACCGTCTTCCACAGGACGATCTCCGTGAAGGGATATGGATTGTCCTTCGACGCGCCGGTCCTCGCGAGCATCGACGTCTGGAGCCTCACACTCTCAATCGCCGCCGCATGCGCGATTTTCAGGTTTCACGCGGGCGTCCTGCAGACCCTGGCGGGCTCCTGCCTGGCTGGAGCTGGGCTCTTCCTGATGGGAGCGATCTAG